A part of Desulforegulaceae bacterium genomic DNA contains:
- a CDS encoding HRDC domain-containing protein: MTIIVEDDKELEDLCTHLKSCEKVGVDLEGDGMYHFKEKVCLLQISDGVSDWIVDPLKAEKIEKLSPFFFDPKILKIFHGADYDIKSLYRDYGIVVNNLFDTEIAARFAGLRLSGLDHLMFDFFGVKTEKKYQKKNWSIRPLPLDMLDYAAMDSKYLIEIYKILKEKLEKLQRLDWVYEESSNISESRFVKKTETPYFTSFKGAGKLDKRSLAVLENLLKFRYSIAKKKDKPLYKIIPNKTIIKVAEKKAEKENELKLIMSPGHYKRFGLRISKIVQNAMEIPNSRLPSYPKKKKPKYFNYPASQRSQCLRKWRADKSKSLSLEPGIILNNNLLCEISEKNPKTFEDLLEISLKRWQVREFGDEILELIKGCSSENPENLSLY; the protein is encoded by the coding sequence ATGACAATAATCGTAGAGGATGATAAAGAGCTTGAAGACTTATGCACTCACCTGAAGTCTTGTGAAAAAGTCGGGGTTGATTTAGAGGGGGACGGAATGTACCACTTTAAGGAGAAAGTTTGTCTTCTCCAGATAAGTGACGGGGTTTCAGACTGGATAGTTGACCCTCTCAAGGCAGAAAAAATTGAAAAACTATCACCATTTTTTTTTGACCCTAAGATTTTGAAAATATTTCATGGTGCTGATTATGATATAAAGTCTTTATATAGAGATTATGGGATAGTTGTTAATAACTTGTTTGACACAGAAATTGCCGCAAGATTTGCTGGCTTGAGGCTTTCAGGTCTTGACCATTTGATGTTTGATTTTTTTGGAGTTAAAACAGAAAAAAAATATCAGAAAAAAAACTGGTCAATCAGACCCCTTCCTTTGGATATGCTTGATTATGCAGCCATGGATTCAAAATATCTTATTGAGATTTATAAAATTCTTAAAGAAAAACTTGAAAAGCTTCAAAGGCTTGACTGGGTTTATGAAGAGTCTTCAAATATTTCTGAATCAAGATTTGTAAAAAAAACTGAAACTCCTTATTTTACTTCATTTAAGGGGGCAGGAAAGCTTGATAAAAGAAGTCTTGCAGTGCTTGAAAATCTTTTGAAGTTTAGATATTCAATAGCAAAGAAAAAAGACAAGCCCCTTTATAAAATTATTCCCAATAAAACAATTATAAAGGTTGCAGAAAAAAAAGCTGAAAAGGAAAATGAACTTAAATTAATTATGAGCCCGGGTCATTATAAAAGATTTGGTCTAAGAATTTCAAAAATTGTGCAAAACGCAATGGAAATACCAAATTCAAGGCTTCCCTCTTATCCAAAGAAAAAAAAGCCCAAATATTTTAATTATCCTGCTTCACAAAGATCTCAATGTTTAAGAAAGTGGAGGGCTGATAAATCTAAAAGCCTTAGTCTTGAGCCGGGTATAATTTTAAACAATAATCTTTTATGTGAAATTTCAGAAAAAAATCCTAAAACTTTTGAAGATCTTTTAGAAATTTCCCTTAAAAGATGGCAGGTAAGGGAATTTGGGGATGAAATTCTTGAGCTTATCAAGGGTTGCTCTTCAGAAAATCCTGAAAACCTAAGTTTATACTAA